Below is a genomic region from Paraburkholderia phenazinium.
ACAGACGATGCAAGGCATGCCAGGGCCGTTGCTGGAGCTCGATCATCTGCACGTGACATTCGGCGACACCGTCGCAGTGAACGACGTCACGCTCGCAATCGAACGTGGCGAGCGCGTAGCGCTGGTCGGTGAATCGGGATCGGGCAAGAGCGTCACGGCGCTGTCGATCCTGCGCTTGCTGAACGATGCCGAGGTGAGCGGAGCGATCCGCTTTAACGGCGAGGATCTGCTCGCAAAGAGCGAACGCGAGATGCGTGGTCTGCGCGGCTCAGCTATTGCGATGATCTTCCAGGAGCCGATGTCGGCGCTCAACCCGCTCTATACGGTGGGCGAGCAGATCGCAGAGACGATCGTGATCCACGACGGCGTACCGGCGAAGGAGGCGCGCAAGCGCGCTGTTGCTCTGCTCGCGCGTACTGGTGTCGCGGAGCCCGGCAAGCGGGTCAACAGTTATCCGCATCAGCTCTCCGGCGGACAGCGCCAGCGCGCGATGATTGCGATGGCGCTTGCGTGCCGTCCGCGTCTGTTGCTCGCCGACGAGCCGACCACCGCGCTCGACGTGACGATCCGCGCGCAGATCGTCGAGCTGCTGCTCGAACTGCAACGAGACGAAGCAGAAAAGCGCGGCATGGCGGTGCTGCTGATCACGCACGATCTGAACCTCGTGCGTCATTTCGCGCAGCGCGTGGCGGTGATGGAGCGTGGAGTGCTGGTCGAGAGCGGGACTGTCGAGCAGGTCTTCAATTCGCCGCAGCATCCGTACACGCAACGTCTGCTGCAAAGCCGGCCTGAGCGCACCGTGGTGCCGGTATTGCCGATCTCACCGGTGCTGCTCGAGGCGCGTGACGTCTCGGTCGAATTCAAAACGAAGCTGCCGGGCCTCGGCGGCTGGTTCCGCTCGGGACGTTTCCGCGCGGTTGCCGATGCGACGGTGTCGGTGCGGCAGGGTGAGACGCTCGGCATCGTCGGTGAATCGGGCTCGGGCAAGTCGACGCTGGCGATGGCATTACTCGGCTTGCAGCGCACCGCGCATGGCGAGATCGAGTTTCAGGGCAGGGCGCTCGCGAGTTATCGCGGACACGAGCAGACGGTCCTGCGCTCCAATATGCAGGTGGTCTTTCAGGACCCGTTCAGTTCGCTGTCGCCGCGCCAGACGATCGAACGGATCGTCGGCGAGGGGCTTGCGTTGCATCGTCCGCAGATGGACGCAGCGGCGCGGCGCGAGAAGGTGATTGCGGTGCTGCGCGAAGTCGGGCTCGATCGCACGGTGCTGTACCGTTACCCGCACGAGTTCTCCGGCGGACAGCGGCAACGCATCGCGATCGCCCGGGCGCTGGTACTCGAGCCGCGCATCCTGATTTTGGATGAACCCACCAGTGCGCTCGACGTCTCCATTCAGCAGCAGGTGCTCAAGCTTCTGGCCGGGTTGCAACGCAAGTACAACCTCGGCTTCGTGTTCATCAGCCACGATCTGGCGGTAATCGGCGCGATGGCGCACCGGGTCGCGGTCATGCAGAACGGTATGATCGTGGAATCGGGGGAGGTTGAGCAGATTTTTGCGACGCCCGCCCATCCTTACACTCGAAAGCTTCTGCAAGCGGCGCTCGTGGACTGAAATTCACCAATTGGGTGCGTGTCTCGATTGTATTTTTCTATTTGTTTTGACACACGAATACTTACTGGCTAGTATCGACCAAACTTTTTTCCGTATGCTACTGATTCTCAACTGATTTTTAGGCAATAACTACCGACCAATGCAGCACCGAAACTTAACCCAGGCTTGCACGCGCGTCGTCGCCGGGATGTTCATTGGCGTACTGATGGCAGCAGCTCCCGGCGCTTTCGCCGACGAAGTAAGCAGTTTCAATCAGAATGCCTCATTTTCGACCCAGGATGGGTCGACTCCGCTGTCCGCTCCCACTTCGCAAAATTCCAGCGCAAGCACCGACACCGGCAGCAGCGCGCGGTCGTTTTTGTCCGGCATGGCAGGCAAAGCGGGTGATGTGGTGGTCGGCGCGCTCAATATGATTGGCGTGCGTTACCGTTGGGGTGGCGATACGCCGGACTCCGGCCTCGATTGCAGCGGTTTTGTGCGTTACGTGTTCCAGGATACGCTGGGCATGGCCCTGCCGCGCCGCGCTGAAGAAATGAGCCGGGTTGGCGAAAAGGTCAGCATGAGTAACCTGAAGCCGGGCGATCTGGTGTTTTTCAATACGATGCGCCGCACGTTCTCGCACGTTGGCATCTACATCGGCGACAACAAGTTTGTGCATTCGCCGTCTACCGGCAGCACGATCCGCGTCGACGATCTGGATGATGGCTACTGGGAAAAGCGCTTCACTGGTGCACGCCGGGTCGAAACGTCCTATCAGGGCTCGCAGGATCTGAAGCAGCGTGTCAATGCTGCGATCGGCGGCGGGAATAACTGACGCCTCGCACCAAAAAAGATCCACTGTTAAAAAAGCCTGCTTCTTGCCAAGCAGGCTTTTTTATTTTGTTCGTCGGAAAGGGCGAAAAGGGTGCAAAACGTGCAAACGGCGCCTTCGTCCGGCGCCCAGGTGGAACCCGGTTATACCGCGACGCGGCTCGCCGCAAGCTTACGTTGCAACTCCGGCATGATCTTCGCGGCGGCTTCCTCGCCGGCCAGAATGGCCGCGTTGCGCTGCGAGAAGTCGCTCCCGCTCATGGCCGCGAGATTCGGACGGATCACGACGTCCGCGTACTTGTCGAGCTCGTAGGCCTTGATGGTCTGTCCCATGATCGTGAAGGTCTGCAGCAGCACGTCGAACGAGCTGGTCGTGAGGCCCGCTTCAGGGCGCTGCGAGATGTCCACGGCAATCACGAAGTCCGCGCCCATCTTGCGGGCGAACGACGCGGGCACCGGGCTCACCAGACCGCCGTCGACGTACTCATGGCCGCCAATCGTCACCGGCTCGAAGATCGACGGCACGCTGCACGAGGCGCGCACGGCGATGCCCGTGTTGCCGCGCTGGAACAGGATCGGCTGGCCGCTGTTCAGATCGGTGGCGACCACGCCGAGCGGCTTGGCCATCTTTTCGATCGGACGGTTGTTCAGCGTCGTATTCAGGTAATTCTGCAACGCCACGCCCTGCAGGAAGCCGCGCGTGCGAAACGGCATGGCCCAGTCGCTGATCGAGGCTTCATCCATGGTCAGCGCGAGCTTGTTGAGCGCAAAGCCGTTCATGCCGGAGGCATAGAGCGCGCCCACCACCGAGCCGGCACTGGTGCCCGCCACCAGATCCACCTGAATGTTGCGCGCCTCGAGCGCCTTGATCACGCCGATATGCGCGAACCCGCGCGCCGCGCCGCCACCCAGGGCCAGGCCGACGCGAATGGGCCGCTGCGGTCGGGCGAGCGGCGGGACGACGGATGGCGTGGCCGGCGGATTGGTCGACGCGGTATTGACCGGCGGCTGCGAGGCGGTCTCCGGCCGGCTGCCAGCCGTCGTACAGGCGGTCAGGACGGCGGACGCCGCGGCGATCGAGAAGCTGCGGCGGGTAAGGCGTGGGGTGGACTGTGTCAACGATTTCT
It encodes:
- a CDS encoding ABC transporter ATP-binding protein, coding for MQGMPGPLLELDHLHVTFGDTVAVNDVTLAIERGERVALVGESGSGKSVTALSILRLLNDAEVSGAIRFNGEDLLAKSEREMRGLRGSAIAMIFQEPMSALNPLYTVGEQIAETIVIHDGVPAKEARKRAVALLARTGVAEPGKRVNSYPHQLSGGQRQRAMIAMALACRPRLLLADEPTTALDVTIRAQIVELLLELQRDEAEKRGMAVLLITHDLNLVRHFAQRVAVMERGVLVESGTVEQVFNSPQHPYTQRLLQSRPERTVVPVLPISPVLLEARDVSVEFKTKLPGLGGWFRSGRFRAVADATVSVRQGETLGIVGESGSGKSTLAMALLGLQRTAHGEIEFQGRALASYRGHEQTVLRSNMQVVFQDPFSSLSPRQTIERIVGEGLALHRPQMDAAARREKVIAVLREVGLDRTVLYRYPHEFSGGQRQRIAIARALVLEPRILILDEPTSALDVSIQQQVLKLLAGLQRKYNLGFVFISHDLAVIGAMAHRVAVMQNGMIVESGEVEQIFATPAHPYTRKLLQAALVD
- a CDS encoding C40 family peptidase, which translates into the protein MQHRNLTQACTRVVAGMFIGVLMAAAPGAFADEVSSFNQNASFSTQDGSTPLSAPTSQNSSASTDTGSSARSFLSGMAGKAGDVVVGALNMIGVRYRWGGDTPDSGLDCSGFVRYVFQDTLGMALPRRAEEMSRVGEKVSMSNLKPGDLVFFNTMRRTFSHVGIYIGDNKFVHSPSTGSTIRVDDLDDGYWEKRFTGARRVETSYQGSQDLKQRVNAAIGGGNN
- a CDS encoding patatin-like phospholipase family protein, whose amino-acid sequence is MTQSTPRLTRRSFSIAAASAVLTACTTAGSRPETASQPPVNTASTNPPATPSVVPPLARPQRPIRVGLALGGGAARGFAHIGVIKALEARNIQVDLVAGTSAGSVVGALYASGMNGFALNKLALTMDEASISDWAMPFRTRGFLQGVALQNYLNTTLNNRPIEKMAKPLGVVATDLNSGQPILFQRGNTGIAVRASCSVPSIFEPVTIGGHEYVDGGLVSPVPASFARKMGADFVIAVDISQRPEAGLTTSSFDVLLQTFTIMGQTIKAYELDKYADVVIRPNLAAMSGSDFSQRNAAILAGEEAAAKIMPELQRKLAASRVAV